The following proteins are encoded in a genomic region of Fusarium oxysporum f. sp. lycopersici 4287 chromosome 1, whole genome shotgun sequence:
- a CDS encoding hypothetical protein (At least one base has a quality score < 10): MSPSAIVESNEMATQSTFSYAQAAKGQGTTPASNPTAVADAAAPSQDAQASIADDDVPAPATDVKSTATATEQANSEAPETTEHRAAFSEKQGHESVPGSESDTRSESTQSRRTDSRREDDSGRLERPWRRNEKTPGSSSTTARSVDEQDSRKARRNKKGKTSEKQPSDQTTEKEQEAAPEAPKVELSEAPIPSVNIWHKRKEAQQAKSVKPAPTPVEATVNGTSSQRDERKTEESTTTPYTNGIKTQQKPASTVRSERNGPRGSRIHEKDGKNEVPPSVEDSTAWPTPETAITAIKEDSKKKVADKTPEKSDRSDKDSQEDGSASKPRQKWVAMDYVPTVSFETQLPQMRSSKPRGGARGNRDAAPRGTANGVADKTASTAPSNKTNDTKPKDNTNNAASQLAAVKRGAADGVNGQKKTPASTGSEKAKDTPAQSSEISQTRDRHDNRSERGRGNYRGRGAHHGHSQSQHAISASGFHGQGANAARSQGYSPPLRYRETWWHVYASFSASPWSQWCSQLPSCISAEWGSRMPVVQAQYSPYDYSMAAPIGAVPFHSLPFDNFARTHDQDSNRILFLHREPLQRRIPSTAHGFPGIRPSPLH, encoded by the exons ATGAGTCCATCCGCCATCGTTGAGTCCAACGAAATGGCCACTCAATCAACTTTTTCCTACGCACAAGCTGCGAAGGGTCAAGGCACTACCCCTGCTTCAAATCCTACAGCTGTCGCcgatgctgctgctccttcCCAGGACGCGCAAGCTTCCattgccgatgatgatgttcCGGCTCCTGCAACCGACGTGAAGTCGACTGCTACTGCTACTGAGCAGGCCAACTCTGAAGCTCCTGAGACCACGGAGCACCGCGCTGCCTTCTCTGAAAAGCAAGGCCACGAGAGTGTTCCCGGATCCGAGAGCGATACCCGCTCTGAGTCGACACAAAGCAGACGAACAGACTCGAGGCGCGAGGATGATTCTGGTAGGCTAGAGCGCCCGTGGCGACGGAACGAGAAGACACCGGGGTCATCAAGCACTACTGCCCGGTCTGTAGACGAGCAGGACTCCCGAAAGGCTAGGCGAAATAAGAAGGGTAAGACTTCTGAGAAGCAACCCAGTGATCAGACGACAGAAAAGGAGCAGGAGGCGGCCCCTGAGGCCCCCAAGGTCGAGCTCTCAGAAGCACCTATCCCCAGCGTCAACATCTGGCACAAGCGAAAGGAGGCACAGCAGGCCAAGTCTGTCAAACCTGCTCCCACACCTGTGGAAGCTACAGTGAATGGCACTTCATCTCAGAGGGATGAGAGGAAGACTGAGGAATCTACTACAACACCATATACGAACGGTATCAAGACTCAGCAAAAGCCGGCCAGTACTGTGCGGTCGGAGCGCAATGGCCCCCGGGGGTCGCGGATACATgagaaggatggcaagaaCGAGGTTCCTCCATCCGTCGAGGATTCTACAGCATGGCCAACTCCTGAAACTGCAATCACGGCTATTAAGGAGGAtagcaagaagaaggtcgcAGACAAGACACCCGAGAAGTCAGACCGCTCTGACAAGGACagtcaagaagatggcagcGCGTCAAAGCCCCGACAGAAATGGGTGGCTATGGACTATGTCCCCACAGTCAGCTTCGAAACCCAGCTTCCTCAAATGCGTAGCTCTAAGCCACGGGGTGGTGCTCGTGGTAACCGAGATGCCGCTCCTCGAGGCACGGCCAACGGTGTAGCGGACAAAACCGCTTCTACCGCGCCTTCCAATAAGACCAACGACACTAAGCCCAAAgacaacaccaacaatgCCGCATCGCAACTGGCAGCCGTTAAACGCGGAGCAGCGGATGGTGTTAACGGCCAGAAAAAGACTCCTGCCAGCACTGGCTCTGAGAAGGCCAAAGATACGCCTGCCCAGTCTTCG GAGATTTCTCAAACTCGAGACCGGCATGATAACCGCAGTGAGAGAGGTCGAGGCAATTATCGAGGACGAGGTGCCCATCACGGCCATTCACAATCTCAGCATGCTATTTCTGCATCCGGGTTCCATGGCCAAGGCGCCAACGCTGCCAGATCTCAGGGTTACAGTCCCCCCTTGCGATATAGAGAGACATGGTGGCATGTTTAcgcctccttctcagcgaGCCCGTGGTCGCAATGGTGCTCACAACTTCCATCGTGTATCAGTGCCGAATGGGGATCTCGTATGCCTGTTGTGCAAGCTCAATATTCGCCTTACGATTACTCCATGGCAGCGCCTATTGGTGCAGTTCCTTTCCACTCCCTTCCATTTGATAACTTTGCTCGTACTCACGATCAAGACTCAAATCGAATATTATTTCTCCATCGAGAACCTTTGCAAAGACGAATACCTTCGACAGCGCATGGATTCCCAGGGATTCGTCCCTCTCCACTTCATTAG